A region from the Planctomycetota bacterium genome encodes:
- a CDS encoding sigma-54 dependent transcriptional regulator, which produces MARIAVIDDEQSVCHAFQAFLGDEGHEVAVAATAQRGLALLGDFEPDLVILDIRLPDADGLDVLAQIARAPDPPAVLIITAHGTMDTAVEAMRRGAFEYLTKPIDLDEAKLVIERALQSRQLSHEVARLRRELRGGAPLLVGNSPAMQKVYKTIGAVAPTNATVLIRGESGTGKELAARAIHQAGPRSKGPFVTVDCTALPEHLIESELYGYEAGAFTGAAGAKPGKIEQANGGTLFLDEIGELSAGAQAKLLRFLETRQTERLGSTRTLSLDVRILAATNEDLEAKRRQGAFREDLFYRIHVVTLDLPPLRQRKDDIPLLIAHFLDQIAGGRRLQISQAALDVLVAHDWPGNVRELRNALEHAVIACRGDAILPEHLPRMSAPGPGGPAADLHRAAAALLAAKMAAHPEGTAPLYDLMVEELDRAVIAEALRITGRNQARTAALLGLHRTTLRNKIRQYGL; this is translated from the coding sequence GTGGCGCGGATCGCCGTGATTGACGACGAGCAGAGCGTGTGCCACGCCTTCCAGGCCTTCCTCGGCGACGAGGGGCACGAGGTGGCCGTCGCCGCCACCGCCCAGCGCGGCCTGGCCCTCCTGGGCGACTTCGAGCCGGACCTCGTCATCCTGGACATCCGGCTGCCCGATGCCGACGGGCTGGACGTTCTTGCCCAGATCGCGCGCGCCCCCGATCCTCCTGCGGTGCTGATCATCACGGCGCACGGCACCATGGACACGGCGGTCGAGGCGATGCGCCGCGGCGCCTTCGAGTACCTCACCAAGCCCATTGACCTCGACGAGGCGAAGCTGGTCATCGAGCGCGCCCTCCAGAGCCGCCAGCTCAGCCACGAGGTGGCCCGCCTGCGACGCGAGTTGCGCGGCGGCGCGCCGCTCCTCGTCGGCAACTCGCCCGCGATGCAGAAGGTTTACAAGACCATCGGCGCCGTCGCCCCCACCAACGCCACCGTGCTCATCCGCGGCGAGAGCGGCACGGGCAAGGAACTCGCCGCCCGCGCCATCCACCAGGCCGGTCCCCGCAGCAAAGGCCCCTTCGTGACCGTGGACTGCACGGCCCTGCCCGAGCACCTGATCGAGAGCGAGCTGTACGGCTACGAGGCAGGCGCCTTCACCGGCGCCGCGGGCGCCAAGCCCGGCAAGATCGAGCAGGCCAACGGCGGCACGCTCTTCCTCGACGAGATCGGCGAGCTCTCGGCCGGAGCCCAGGCCAAGCTCCTCCGCTTCCTCGAGACCCGCCAGACCGAGCGCCTCGGCTCCACCCGCACCCTCTCGCTCGACGTCCGCATCCTCGCCGCCACCAACGAGGACCTCGAGGCCAAGCGCCGCCAGGGCGCCTTCCGCGAGGACCTCTTCTATCGCATCCACGTGGTCACGCTCGACCTGCCGCCGCTGCGCCAGCGCAAGGACGACATCCCCCTCCTCATCGCCCACTTCCTCGACCAGATTGCCGGGGGCCGCCGGCTCCAGATCAGCCAGGCCGCGCTCGACGTGCTCGTCGCCCACGACTGGCCGGGCAACGTCCGCGAGCTGCGCAACGCCCTCGAGCACGCCGTCATCGCCTGCCGCGGCGACGCCATCCTGCCCGAACACCTGCCCCGGATGTCCGCTCCCGGCCCCGGCGGCCCCGCGGCCGACCTGCACCGGGCCGCGGCCGCGCTCCTCGCCGCCAAGATGGCCGCACACCCCGAGGGCACGGCGCCCCTCTACGACCTGATGGTCGAGGAACTCGACCGCGCTGTCATCGCCGAGGCCCTGCGCATCACCGGCCGCAACCAGGCCCGCACCGCTGCCCTCCTCGGCCTCCACCGCACCACCCTCCGCAACAAGATCCGCCAATACGGCTTGTAG
- a CDS encoding ATP-binding protein, which produces MGIRAKIVLPFTALFLATLLVVAFLAARVAAHLVEERIQGQMADLASVLSHAGFARNPDVLARVKTIVGGELATVDARGTVLASTLDAAHATALRAHLQAAPAEPVRRLALGGRAYRVTFAPVELRMGQEQPAFVCLLTPEAEIEAATRRATQPILIAAACGAVAVMVLGYIVGHRLARPVESLALQARRLAAGQAHAPLAVRTRDEVGKLAEAFNALLESLRAAEARLIASERLAAVGQVAAGIAHEVRNPLSGIKMSAQVLRRRLRELDPAAEENVTVMLSEVSRLEVIIDDLLTFARPTTLAAEPGDLNAVIADVLAFMARQLEHAGIAVRRELAPDLPAVPLDAPRVRQVVLNLVLNAAEAMPNGGTLVARTRATEREVVAEFDDSGHGIPPEIAGKVFEPFFTTKRGGSGLGLGVSRTLIEAHGGSLAFEPLAVGTRFRFTLPRRTP; this is translated from the coding sequence ATGGGCATTCGCGCCAAGATCGTCCTCCCCTTCACCGCACTCTTCCTGGCCACGCTGCTCGTGGTGGCCTTCCTCGCCGCCCGCGTGGCGGCGCACCTGGTGGAGGAGCGGATCCAGGGGCAGATGGCCGACCTGGCCAGCGTGCTCTCGCATGCGGGGTTCGCCCGCAACCCCGACGTGCTCGCCCGCGTGAAGACCATCGTCGGCGGCGAGCTGGCCACGGTGGATGCGCGGGGCACCGTGCTGGCCAGCACCCTGGACGCCGCGCACGCCACGGCCCTCCGCGCGCACCTCCAGGCCGCGCCGGCCGAGCCGGTGCGGCGGCTCGCCCTCGGCGGGAGAGCCTACCGGGTCACGTTCGCCCCCGTCGAGCTGCGGATGGGCCAGGAGCAACCCGCCTTCGTGTGCCTGCTCACGCCGGAGGCCGAGATCGAGGCAGCCACGCGCCGCGCCACGCAGCCCATCCTCATCGCCGCCGCGTGCGGCGCGGTCGCCGTCATGGTCCTCGGCTACATCGTGGGCCACCGGCTCGCGCGGCCGGTCGAGTCGCTCGCCCTTCAGGCCAGGCGCCTGGCGGCCGGCCAGGCGCACGCCCCGCTCGCCGTGCGCACGCGCGACGAGGTGGGCAAGCTGGCCGAGGCCTTCAACGCGCTGCTCGAGTCGCTGCGCGCCGCCGAGGCGCGGCTGATCGCATCCGAACGCCTCGCCGCCGTGGGCCAGGTGGCCGCCGGCATCGCCCACGAGGTGCGCAACCCCCTGTCCGGCATCAAGATGTCGGCCCAGGTGCTCCGCCGGCGCCTCCGCGAGCTGGACCCCGCGGCGGAGGAGAACGTCACCGTGATGCTCAGCGAGGTCTCGCGCCTCGAAGTGATCATAGACGATCTGCTCACGTTCGCGCGCCCGACCACGCTGGCGGCCGAGCCGGGCGACCTGAATGCCGTGATCGCCGACGTGCTCGCCTTCATGGCCCGCCAGCTCGAACACGCCGGCATCGCCGTGCGTCGCGAGCTGGCCCCGGACCTGCCCGCCGTGCCGCTCGACGCGCCGCGCGTCCGCCAGGTGGTGCTCAACCTCGTGCTCAACGCCGCCGAGGCCATGCCCAACGGCGGCACCCTCGTCGCCCGCACCCGCGCCACCGAGCGCGAGGTGGTGGCCGAGTTCGACGACTCGGGCCACGGCATTCCGCCCGAGATCGCCGGCAAGGTGTTCGAGCCCTTCTTCACCACCAAGCGCGGCGGCAGCGGCCTCGGCCTCGGCGTCAGCCGCACCCTCATCGAGGCCCACGGCGGCTCGCTCGCCTTCGAGCCCCTGGCCGTGGGAACACGGTTCCGTTTCACCCTGCCCCGAAGGACCCCATAG
- a CDS encoding PA2778 family cysteine peptidase, whose protein sequence is MVPPVPLRRALAWSLGCALVAGCGPTFKQLRQELEQGAPGAYVRGVPFVRQAHNRCGPAALASVAAFYQLPLTEEQIARETFLPSIRGTLTIDLQAFAHAHGLWCHSGSGSARDVQAWLDRGLPVVALLRLGALHGHKLHYVVLTGYHAGRDCFIAHTGYLPNRPLAGRDFERQFRAAGGWFLVACPPERVSWPLNAAGRNDLGLLFERAGRLDRARAEYERAVAAEPETPLFHFNLGNVLVQLGDRAGAERAYREAIRLRPAYADAHNNLANLLLDLGRRHEAHKVALRAIAIDGPRIAYYYDTLGRALLALENHAAAAAAFRRAVELAGKDAAVASEARLGLIEALVAAGARVEAAAEKQRLLATTADPALRRKADALVK, encoded by the coding sequence ATGGTTCCCCCCGTTCCACTCCGGCGGGCGCTGGCGTGGAGCCTCGGCTGCGCGCTCGTGGCCGGATGCGGCCCCACGTTCAAGCAGCTCCGCCAGGAGCTGGAACAGGGGGCGCCAGGGGCCTACGTGCGCGGCGTGCCCTTCGTGCGCCAGGCCCACAACCGGTGCGGGCCGGCCGCCCTGGCCTCCGTCGCCGCCTTCTACCAGCTCCCGCTCACCGAAGAACAGATCGCCCGCGAAACCTTCCTGCCGTCCATCCGCGGCACGCTCACCATTGACCTGCAAGCGTTCGCCCACGCGCACGGCCTGTGGTGCCACTCGGGCAGCGGCTCGGCGCGCGACGTGCAGGCGTGGCTCGACCGCGGCCTGCCGGTGGTCGCCCTCCTCCGCCTCGGCGCGCTCCACGGCCACAAGCTGCACTACGTGGTCCTCACCGGCTATCACGCGGGGCGCGACTGCTTCATCGCCCACACGGGCTACCTGCCCAATCGGCCGCTGGCGGGCCGGGACTTCGAGCGCCAGTTTCGCGCCGCGGGCGGCTGGTTCCTGGTCGCCTGCCCGCCCGAGCGGGTGAGCTGGCCGCTGAACGCGGCGGGGCGCAACGACCTGGGCCTGCTCTTCGAGCGCGCGGGCCGGCTCGACCGCGCCCGGGCCGAGTACGAGCGCGCCGTGGCCGCCGAGCCCGAGACGCCGCTCTTCCATTTCAACCTGGGCAACGTCCTCGTGCAGCTCGGCGACCGGGCGGGGGCCGAGCGCGCCTACCGCGAGGCCATCCGCCTGCGGCCCGCCTATGCCGACGCGCACAACAACCTCGCGAACCTGCTCCTGGACCTCGGCCGCCGGCACGAGGCGCACAAGGTGGCGCTGCGCGCCATTGCGATTGACGGGCCGCGCATCGCCTACTACTACGACACGCTCGGGCGCGCGCTGCTCGCCCTCGAGAACCACGCGGCCGCGGCCGCGGCGTTCCGCCGGGCCGTCGAGCTGGCGGGCAAGGACGCCGCGGTGGCCTCCGAGGCCCGGCTCGGCCTCATCGAGGCGCTGGTGGCGGCCGGCGCGCGGGTCGAGGCCGCCGCCGAGAAGCAGCGCCTGCTCGCCACCACCGCCGACCCCGCCCTCCGCCGCAAGGCCGATGCACTGGTCAAGTAG
- a CDS encoding PA2779 family protein translates to MFARCLRAKYVGLALGLAVMLGCFPAGAEAKMVGSAASGEQGLSPRQAREAQVVRLLAEEKVAQALRQAHLTPDQVRERLDRLNDAQLSQLADQLETVKAGQGAVLVLALVAVILTGMLLYMTIEAA, encoded by the coding sequence ATGTTTGCTCGGTGTCTGCGGGCGAAGTACGTGGGTTTGGCGTTGGGTCTCGCCGTGATGCTGGGGTGCTTCCCGGCCGGGGCCGAGGCGAAGATGGTGGGGTCGGCGGCCTCGGGCGAGCAGGGGCTGTCGCCGCGCCAGGCGCGCGAGGCGCAGGTGGTCCGTCTGCTGGCCGAGGAGAAGGTGGCGCAGGCGCTCCGCCAGGCCCACCTGACCCCCGACCAGGTGCGCGAGCGGCTCGACCGGCTGAACGACGCGCAGCTCTCGCAGCTCGCGGACCAGCTCGAGACCGTGAAGGCCGGCCAGGGCGCGGTGCTGGTGCTGGCCCTCGTGGCCGTGATCCTGACGGGCATGCTCCTCTACATGACGATCGAGGCGGCGTGA
- a CDS encoding sugar phosphate isomerase/epimerase, producing the protein MARPKIGVIHYNFPGFDWVQFLDYCAKTGFEYIEVAIGDVWDKDTPDPVAKAKEVRRQMDDRGIKAGCLSAGNDFVLLDEAAIKAQVERMKRICLDLAPIVGTDVIRTEGGWKKDAVPPEKYEGAIAGCLRRCVPFIEPAGIKLAVDNHGHVTNDADLQVRIFKAVGSKNVGANLDTMNYRWAGHDLATIDRYYELIAPYVFHTHMKDGMGSLANYRGAALGEGEIHLQHAIACLKRVGYNGVWCAEYEGPETAGGVGYAKCCRWLKANL; encoded by the coding sequence ATGGCCAGGCCGAAGATCGGCGTCATCCACTACAACTTCCCAGGCTTCGACTGGGTCCAGTTCCTCGACTACTGCGCGAAGACCGGCTTCGAGTACATCGAGGTGGCCATCGGCGATGTGTGGGACAAGGACACGCCCGACCCCGTGGCCAAGGCGAAGGAGGTTCGCCGGCAGATGGACGACCGGGGCATCAAGGCGGGGTGTCTTTCCGCCGGCAACGACTTCGTCCTACTCGATGAGGCGGCGATCAAGGCTCAGGTCGAGCGGATGAAGCGCATCTGCCTCGACCTCGCGCCCATCGTGGGCACCGACGTCATCCGCACCGAGGGCGGCTGGAAGAAGGACGCCGTGCCGCCCGAGAAGTACGAGGGGGCCATCGCGGGCTGCCTGCGCCGCTGCGTGCCCTTCATCGAGCCGGCCGGCATCAAGCTGGCCGTGGACAATCACGGCCACGTGACCAACGACGCCGACCTCCAGGTGCGCATCTTCAAGGCCGTCGGCTCGAAGAACGTCGGCGCCAACCTCGACACGATGAACTACCGCTGGGCCGGCCACGACCTGGCGACGATTGACCGCTACTACGAGCTGATTGCCCCCTACGTCTTCCACACCCACATGAAGGACGGCATGGGGTCGCTTGCGAACTACAGGGGCGCGGCGCTGGGCGAGGGCGAGATCCACCTCCAGCACGCCATCGCCTGCCTCAAGCGGGTCGGCTATAACGGCGTCTGGTGCGCGGAGTACGAGGGCCCCGAGACCGCCGGCGGCGTGGGCTACGCCAAGTGCTGCCGGTGGCTCAAGGCCAATCTGTGA
- a CDS encoding nucleotidyltransferase domain-containing protein: MNAIEKRILGRLKQLLLKRVSLHRLILFGSRARGDAEPDSDMDVLVVLDGEADDSVRDYVSDCAWEAGYRDGIVVVPVIFARDEWEEGPERSSLLAQAVEREGVPV, encoded by the coding sequence ATGAATGCCATCGAGAAGCGCATCCTGGGTCGTCTCAAGCAGCTCCTGCTGAAGCGCGTGTCCCTGCATCGCCTCATCCTTTTCGGCTCCAGGGCCAGGGGCGATGCTGAGCCGGACTCTGATATGGATGTCCTGGTCGTCCTCGATGGCGAAGCGGACGATTCTGTGCGCGATTACGTGAGCGACTGCGCATGGGAGGCCGGGTACAGGGATGGGATCGTGGTGGTCCCTGTCATCTTTGCGCGCGATGAGTGGGAGGAAGGCCCAGAACGCTCCTCTCTCCTGGCGCAAGCCGTCGAGCGCGAAGGGGTGCCTGTGTGA
- a CDS encoding HEPN domain-containing protein: MKPEDTATLVAYRLEQAQVALDDARYLLDGQRSPQSIVNRAYYAMFYAVLALLQKAGKIPSKHTGVIGLFDTQFVVSGILPRELSRDLHKAFALRQVSDYRITEPLTRGKAEDVLTGAGRFVEAIRQHIAGGAGS, encoded by the coding sequence GTGAAGCCCGAGGACACGGCGACGCTTGTGGCGTACCGCCTGGAGCAGGCCCAGGTCGCGCTTGACGATGCGAGGTATCTCCTTGACGGTCAGCGCAGCCCGCAGAGCATCGTGAACCGCGCCTACTACGCCATGTTCTACGCGGTCCTTGCCTTGCTCCAGAAGGCGGGCAAGATTCCCTCCAAGCACACAGGCGTCATTGGCCTCTTCGACACGCAGTTCGTCGTCTCCGGCATCCTCCCCAGGGAGCTATCGAGGGACCTTCACAAGGCGTTTGCTCTGCGCCAAGTCTCCGATTACAGGATCACCGAGCCGCTGACGCGCGGCAAGGCCGAGGATGTGTTGACCGGTGCAGGTCGCTTCGTCGAGGCCATTCGGCAGCATATCGCCGGGGGAGCAGGCAGCTGA
- a CDS encoding DUF1080 domain-containing protein: MHRLKWLGVAMLGVAAMALAADNTPPEGFTALFNGKDLTGWKGLVGNPKSRAAMKPEALAEAEKKATEAALQHWKVADGVIEYDGKNNSLCTEKKYANFELYVDWKIHKGGDSGIYLRGTPQVQIWDNPVGSGGLFNNQKNPSKPLVFADNPPGEWNTFYIKMVGDKVTVKLNGKLVVDNVTMENYWERDKPIYPCEQIELQHHGSNLWFKNIYIKELPAEEEKK, translated from the coding sequence ATGCATCGGCTGAAGTGGCTGGGCGTGGCGATGCTGGGCGTGGCGGCGATGGCCCTGGCGGCAGACAACACGCCGCCCGAGGGCTTCACCGCGCTCTTCAACGGCAAGGACCTCACGGGCTGGAAGGGCCTGGTCGGCAACCCCAAGAGCCGGGCCGCCATGAAGCCCGAGGCCCTCGCCGAGGCCGAAAAGAAGGCCACCGAAGCCGCCCTCCAGCACTGGAAGGTGGCGGACGGCGTGATCGAGTACGACGGCAAGAACAACAGCCTGTGCACCGAGAAGAAGTATGCCAACTTCGAGCTCTACGTGGACTGGAAGATCCACAAGGGCGGCGACAGCGGCATCTACCTCCGCGGCACGCCCCAGGTGCAGATTTGGGACAATCCGGTTGGCTCCGGCGGCCTCTTCAACAACCAGAAGAACCCCAGCAAGCCGCTCGTCTTCGCCGACAACCCGCCCGGCGAGTGGAACACCTTCTACATCAAGATGGTCGGCGACAAGGTCACCGTGAAGCTCAACGGCAAGCTCGTGGTGGACAACGTGACGATGGAGAACTACTGGGAGCGCGACAAGCCGATCTACCCCTGCGAGCAGATCGAGCTTCAGCACCACGGCTCGAACCTCTGGTTCAAGAACATCTACATCAAGGAGCTGCCGGCCGAAGAAGAGAAGAAGTGA
- the deoC gene encoding deoxyribose-phosphate aldolase translates to MIDHSLLNPTLTDAELEAGCKLALAYDVASVCILPYYLGRCAELLKGSTVKASTTIGFPHGGHASAIKLAEAKQALDDGGEELDVVVNISKVRSGDWGYALADLQPIVLLAHAHERKVKVIFENCYLNDEQKIRLCEICGEIGADWVKTSTGYGTGGATDDDLRLMRKHSPPHVQVKAAGGVRTLDRLLEVRALGVTRAGATRTAEMLDEGRRRLGLPPITP, encoded by the coding sequence ATGATTGACCATTCGCTGCTGAACCCCACGCTAACCGACGCGGAGCTGGAGGCGGGCTGCAAGCTGGCCCTTGCCTACGACGTGGCCAGCGTGTGCATCCTGCCCTACTACCTGGGGCGCTGCGCCGAACTCCTCAAGGGCAGCACGGTGAAGGCCAGCACCACCATCGGCTTCCCCCACGGCGGCCACGCCTCGGCCATCAAGCTCGCCGAGGCGAAGCAGGCCCTCGACGACGGCGGCGAAGAACTCGACGTGGTGGTGAACATCTCCAAGGTGCGCAGCGGCGACTGGGGCTACGCCCTCGCCGACCTCCAGCCCATCGTCCTCCTCGCCCACGCGCACGAGCGCAAGGTGAAAGTCATCTTCGAGAACTGCTATCTCAACGACGAGCAGAAGATCCGGCTCTGCGAGATCTGCGGCGAAATCGGCGCCGACTGGGTGAAGACCTCCACCGGCTACGGCACGGGCGGCGCGACGGACGACGACCTGCGCCTCATGCGCAAGCACTCGCCGCCACACGTCCAGGTGAAGGCCGCGGGCGGCGTGCGCACCCTCGACCGCCTCCTCGAGGTCCGCGCCCTCGGCGTCACCCGCGCGGGCGCCACCCGCACCGCCGAGATGCTCGACGAGGGCCGCCGCCGGCTCGGCCTGCCGCCGATCACACCATGA
- a CDS encoding sugar phosphate isomerase/epimerase, whose amino-acid sequence MKLGFVSAIVPDLTLEEIVALAAAEGYDCIEVCCWPRGKAERRYAGVTHIDVTAGFTKSDAARVNDLFAAAGVSISGLGYYPNPLSPDEAEAKAAVAHIRKVIRAAALLGVGQMNTFVGRDWTQTVDANWPRFLKTWRPLVKFAEDQGVRIGIENCPMLFSNDEWPGGKNLAHTPAIWRRMFGDIPSKCFGLNYDPSHLVWQQIDYVAPIREFADRLFHVHAKDARVDYDGLDAHGILALPPKYHTPKLPGLGDVDWGKFFSALTDAKYTGPVCVEVEDRAYEGSLALRKASLRQSATYLRQFVPEP is encoded by the coding sequence ATGAAACTCGGCTTCGTCTCCGCCATCGTGCCCGACCTGACCCTCGAGGAGATCGTGGCGCTCGCCGCGGCCGAGGGCTACGACTGCATCGAGGTCTGCTGCTGGCCCCGCGGCAAGGCCGAACGCCGCTACGCCGGCGTCACCCACATTGATGTCACCGCAGGCTTCACGAAATCCGACGCCGCGCGCGTGAACGACCTCTTCGCCGCGGCCGGCGTGAGCATCAGCGGCCTGGGCTACTACCCGAACCCCCTGTCGCCCGATGAAGCCGAGGCCAAGGCCGCCGTCGCCCATATCAGGAAGGTCATCCGCGCCGCCGCACTCCTCGGAGTGGGGCAGATGAACACCTTCGTCGGCCGCGACTGGACGCAGACCGTTGACGCCAACTGGCCGCGCTTCCTGAAGACCTGGCGGCCCCTCGTCAAGTTCGCGGAAGACCAGGGCGTGCGGATCGGCATCGAGAACTGCCCGATGCTCTTCTCCAACGACGAATGGCCGGGCGGCAAGAACCTCGCTCACACCCCTGCCATCTGGCGGCGCATGTTCGGCGACATCCCCAGCAAGTGCTTCGGTCTCAACTACGACCCGTCCCACCTCGTGTGGCAGCAGATAGACTACGTGGCCCCCATCCGCGAATTCGCCGACCGCCTCTTCCACGTCCATGCAAAGGACGCCCGCGTGGACTACGATGGCCTCGACGCCCACGGCATCCTCGCCCTGCCGCCGAAATACCACACGCCCAAGCTGCCCGGCCTCGGCGACGTTGACTGGGGCAAGTTCTTCTCCGCCCTCACCGACGCGAAGTACACAGGGCCCGTGTGCGTGGAAGTGGAGGACCGCGCCTACGAGGGCAGCCTGGCCCTCCGCAAAGCCTCCCTCCGCCAGAGCGCCACCTATCTCAGGCAGTTCGTTCCTGAGCCGTGA
- a CDS encoding prepilin-type N-terminal cleavage/methylation domain-containing protein, producing the protein MHCTRGPRSTLGFTLIEILVVIGIIGILGAMLLPAAHKARALAKDASCRNNLSQLGRAWACYSQDWDFFPPHQWKVSAEIRIRWFNLLEAYLKDYRVQNCPAVPEWIAGRNASYGYNYKYLGSARESAEGPLAPFERFPVRQVSNPSLTIAFGCSDGTGTEEPYEAIPTFQASSALSGGVRRTRIGNHGYTLDPTYIPPWSAKLSEPYSDGNAFSYLSTRHAGRANVCFVDVHISPLLPSEAYRDNALWNGLGFEDPCRDPHVPNKAPGFRY; encoded by the coding sequence ATGCATTGCACGAGAGGCCCCCGGTCCACCCTGGGCTTCACGCTCATCGAGATCCTCGTCGTCATCGGCATCATCGGCATCCTCGGCGCCATGCTGCTGCCGGCCGCGCACAAGGCCCGGGCGCTGGCCAAGGACGCCTCGTGTCGCAACAACCTCAGCCAGCTCGGGCGCGCCTGGGCCTGCTACAGCCAGGACTGGGATTTCTTCCCGCCCCACCAGTGGAAGGTGAGCGCCGAGATCCGCATCCGCTGGTTCAACCTGCTGGAGGCGTACCTGAAGGACTACCGTGTGCAGAACTGCCCCGCCGTGCCCGAATGGATCGCGGGGCGCAACGCCTCGTACGGCTACAACTACAAGTACCTCGGCTCGGCCCGCGAGAGCGCCGAGGGCCCCCTCGCCCCCTTCGAGCGCTTCCCCGTGCGCCAGGTGAGCAACCCGTCCCTGACCATCGCCTTCGGCTGCTCGGATGGCACGGGCACGGAGGAGCCGTACGAAGCCATCCCCACTTTCCAAGCCAGCTCGGCCCTCTCGGGCGGCGTGCGCCGCACGCGGATCGGCAACCACGGCTACACGCTCGACCCCACTTACATCCCCCCGTGGAGCGCCAAGCTCTCCGAGCCGTACTCCGACGGCAACGCCTTCAGCTACCTCTCCACCCGCCACGCGGGCCGCGCCAACGTGTGCTTCGTGGACGTGCACATCTCGCCTCTGCTCCCCTCCGAGGCCTACCGCGACAATGCGCTCTGGAACGGCCTCGGCTTCGAGGACCCCTGCCGCGACCCGCACGTGCCCAACAAGGCGCCAGGGTTCCGCTATTGA
- the eboE gene encoding metabolite traffic protein EboE, producing MRIPGANAHLTYCLNVHPGGTLAEAEAAIFDHAPRVFAEFARLTGARGPYGVGIWFSHAAAEELGGLREARGLRERLARAGLYALTFNGFPYGRFHGTRVKEKVYQPDWADPRRTQYTGALIRIASEAVRRGDRATISTLPVTFRPWADEPRLEEATCNLVSAAGLAHYFRELMGVEIALALEPEPGCYLERTDDTVAYLAEHVFRRGRGMLADEAGLTEAEAEASLRRHIGVCLDTVHTGVMGEDPKEAVRKYAAAGIRVAKVQLGAALRVQVGPGGPPPALLAFQDQVYLHQTVVATPDGRELYFNDLPEPLGMDPPPQGEWRVHFHVPLAWPGEGAIDTTADQVDAAFLAAALAAGCEHFETEIYTLDVFPAATASREAILAQDMAWLWERFPR from the coding sequence ATGAGAATCCCAGGCGCGAACGCGCACCTGACCTACTGCCTCAACGTTCACCCCGGCGGCACGCTCGCCGAGGCCGAGGCGGCCATCTTCGACCACGCGCCGCGGGTGTTCGCCGAGTTCGCCCGCCTCACGGGCGCCCGGGGGCCGTACGGCGTGGGCATCTGGTTCTCCCACGCGGCGGCAGAAGAGCTCGGCGGGCTGAGAGAGGCCAGGGGACTCCGCGAGCGGCTGGCGCGCGCGGGCCTCTATGCCCTGACGTTCAACGGCTTCCCCTACGGCCGCTTCCACGGCACCCGCGTCAAAGAAAAGGTCTACCAGCCCGATTGGGCCGACCCGCGGCGCACCCAGTACACCGGCGCGCTCATCCGGATCGCCTCCGAGGCCGTCCGCCGCGGCGACCGTGCCACCATCAGCACCCTGCCCGTGACGTTCAGGCCCTGGGCCGACGAGCCGCGCCTCGAGGAGGCGACCTGCAACCTCGTGTCCGCGGCGGGCCTTGCCCACTACTTCCGCGAGCTGATGGGCGTGGAGATCGCGCTCGCCCTCGAGCCCGAGCCGGGCTGCTACCTCGAGCGCACCGACGACACGGTCGCCTACCTCGCCGAGCACGTGTTCCGACGCGGGCGCGGCATGCTCGCCGACGAGGCCGGCCTCACCGAGGCAGAAGCCGAGGCGTCCCTCCGCCGCCACATCGGCGTGTGCCTCGACACCGTCCACACCGGCGTCATGGGCGAGGACCCGAAGGAGGCGGTGCGCAAGTACGCCGCCGCCGGCATTCGCGTGGCCAAGGTGCAACTGGGCGCGGCGCTGCGCGTGCAGGTCGGCCCCGGAGGCCCGCCCCCAGCCCTCCTGGCCTTCCAGGACCAAGTCTATCTGCACCAGACAGTTGTGGCGACGCCTGACGGGCGCGAACTCTACTTCAACGACCTGCCCGAGCCGTTGGGGATGGACCCGCCGCCGCAGGGCGAATGGCGCGTCCACTTCCACGTCCCCCTGGCCTGGCCGGGCGAGGGTGCCATCGACACCACGGCGGACCAGGTGGACGCGGCCTTCCTTGCCGCCGCGCTGGCCGCCGGCTGCGAGCACTTCGAGACCGAGATCTACACCCTCGACGTCTTCCCCGCCGCCACGGCCTCCCGCGAGGCCATCCTGGCTCAGGACATGGCGTGGCTCTGGGAGCGGTTCCCGCGATAG